One Bosea sp. 685 DNA segment encodes these proteins:
- a CDS encoding Lrp/AsnC family transcriptional regulator, protein MAKIELGPQDSRLLQILQSDARVSNQDLADQAGMSASACWRRVRMLEEAGVIAGYMAIVDAERAGFGFSAIVHVTLLRHEADHVSNFIARIAQQPEVVECFSTTGEADYHLRVVCRDKDDYNVFLEQFLFRLPGIAHVRTNLVLKEIKLHGKIPA, encoded by the coding sequence ATGGCAAAGATCGAGCTTGGCCCCCAGGACAGCAGGCTGCTGCAGATTCTGCAGTCCGATGCGCGCGTCTCCAATCAGGATCTGGCTGATCAGGCCGGCATGTCCGCGTCCGCTTGCTGGCGCAGGGTACGGATGCTGGAAGAGGCCGGCGTGATCGCTGGCTACATGGCGATCGTCGACGCCGAGAGGGCGGGGTTTGGCTTCAGCGCGATCGTGCATGTGACGCTGCTGCGCCACGAAGCCGACCACGTGTCCAATTTCATCGCACGCATCGCCCAACAGCCCGAAGTGGTGGAATGTTTCTCGACCACGGGCGAGGCGGACTATCACTTGCGCGTCGTCTGCCGCGACAAGGACGACTACAACGTCTTTCTTGAGCAGTTTCTCTTTCGCCTGCCGGGCATCGCCCATGTGCGCACCAATCTGGTGCTGAAGGAGATCAAGCTGCACGGCAAGATTCCGGCCTAG
- a CDS encoding amino acid ABC transporter ATP-binding protein, whose product MTAQRPLLELIGIEKSFGQLQALKTCSLEVQEKETVVLIGPSGSGKSTLLRCVNLLEPPDRGNIFFKGQDIGRDLRAAPLIRQEIGMVFQNFELFQHLSAVENIMLAPMKVLGLSRHDAHDIALGLLRKVRIPDKTDSYPDELSGGQQQRVAIARALAMKPAVMLYDEPTSALDPEMIREVLDVMAELSAEGMTSIVVTHEMGFAKRAADRIVFMEAGQIVAIAKSADFFGGTVNARARQFLDQILH is encoded by the coding sequence ATGACCGCGCAACGCCCGCTGCTTGAACTGATCGGTATCGAGAAGAGCTTCGGCCAGCTCCAGGCGCTGAAGACCTGCTCCCTGGAGGTTCAGGAGAAGGAGACCGTCGTGCTGATCGGGCCGTCGGGCTCCGGCAAATCGACCCTGCTGCGCTGCGTGAACCTGCTGGAGCCGCCCGACCGCGGCAACATCTTCTTCAAGGGCCAGGATATCGGGAGGGATCTGAGAGCGGCACCGCTGATCCGGCAGGAGATCGGCATGGTGTTCCAGAATTTCGAGCTGTTCCAGCATCTGAGCGCCGTCGAGAACATCATGCTCGCACCGATGAAGGTTCTCGGCCTGTCGCGCCACGATGCCCATGACATTGCGCTCGGGCTGCTCAGGAAGGTCCGCATCCCCGACAAGACCGACAGCTACCCCGACGAATTGTCCGGCGGGCAACAGCAGCGCGTCGCCATCGCACGGGCGCTCGCGATGAAGCCGGCCGTGATGCTTTACGACGAGCCCACCTCGGCGCTGGACCCGGAAATGATCCGCGAGGTGCTCGACGTCATGGCGGAGCTGTCGGCCGAGGGCATGACCAGCATCGTCGTCACCCATGAGATGGGCTTCGCCAAGCGCGCCGCCGACCGCATCGTCTTCATGGAAGCCGGGCAGATCGTCGCGATCGCCAAGAGCGCGGATTTCTTCGGCGGGACCGTGAATGCGCGGGCGCGGCAATTCCTCGACCAGATCCTGCACTAA
- a CDS encoding mandelate racemase/muconate lactonizing enzyme family protein encodes MRLSLHRAMLSYGGGLLLHTASSGPVAGLDTLYLALQDADGITATGEVRINIAYLNGLAAEDVAAEALALLPHLDLTPAPETLLAAPPPLLSRAAAPLRMLVDLALHDLAAKRAGQPLAAFLGKSEPGKPEAGPVSYATNQTLFISDDATFLRQAQAYVGRGFRDLKVRIGAADFTEDLARIRSLRERFGVGVKIAVDANAAWSLADAPARLEALAPFDLAYVEQPVAPVGFDVLARLAEASPIPIMLDESVRGEDDAMRLAAGGHRLMAHLKLVKLGGLAPALRAARALAVAGVPCMIGQMNEGGLATAAALHLCVATQPRFAELYGADGLSNDPAPGLVYADGLVSTPALPGLGLSFARERTETLWEN; translated from the coding sequence ATGCGCCTGTCCCTGCACCGGGCGATGCTGAGCTATGGCGGCGGCCTGCTGCTGCACACGGCCTCGTCGGGGCCGGTCGCGGGCCTCGACACGCTCTATCTCGCTTTGCAGGACGCAGACGGCATCACGGCCACAGGCGAGGTCCGGATCAACATCGCCTATCTCAACGGGCTCGCCGCGGAGGATGTCGCCGCTGAGGCGCTCGCGCTGCTGCCGCACCTCGACCTGACGCCCGCCCCCGAGACGCTGCTGGCGGCGCCGCCGCCGCTGCTGTCGCGCGCCGCTGCGCCGCTGCGCATGCTGGTCGATCTCGCCCTGCACGATCTCGCCGCCAAACGCGCCGGCCAGCCGCTGGCGGCGTTCCTGGGCAAGTCAGAACCGGGCAAGCCCGAGGCCGGGCCGGTCAGCTATGCGACCAACCAGACCCTGTTCATATCGGATGATGCGACCTTCCTGCGCCAGGCGCAGGCCTATGTCGGGCGCGGCTTCAGGGATCTGAAGGTGCGCATCGGCGCGGCCGATTTCACTGAGGATCTCGCCCGCATCCGCAGCCTGCGTGAGCGCTTCGGCGTCGGCGTCAAGATCGCGGTCGATGCGAATGCGGCCTGGAGCCTGGCGGATGCGCCGGCGCGGCTTGAAGCGCTGGCGCCGTTCGATCTCGCCTATGTCGAGCAACCGGTCGCGCCGGTTGGCTTCGATGTGCTGGCGCGGCTCGCCGAGGCCAGTCCGATCCCGATCATGCTCGACGAAAGCGTCAGGGGAGAGGATGACGCGATGCGCCTGGCCGCTGGCGGCCACAGGCTGATGGCGCATCTGAAGCTGGTGAAGCTCGGCGGCCTCGCGCCTGCTTTGCGCGCCGCCCGGGCGCTGGCCGTGGCCGGCGTTCCCTGCATGATCGGGCAGATGAACGAGGGCGGCCTCGCCACCGCCGCCGCGCTGCATCTGTGCGTCGCCACGCAGCCGCGTTTCGCCGAGCTCTACGGCGCCGACGGCCTGAGCAACGATCCGGCGCCCGGCCTCGTCTATGCGGATGGCCTGGTGTCCACTCCGGCGCTGCCTGGCCTCGGCCTTTCCTTCGCGCGCGAGCGCACAGAGACACTCTGGGAGAATTGA
- a CDS encoding M20 family metallopeptidase, giving the protein MTTSPDASRMKRELAELIAIRTENPPGRELEAAGYVAARLREIGLDVTLDEYMPGRVNVEARLLNGPGPVFAFNTHMDVVPAGEGWTSDPFVLREAEGRLYGRGACDCKGPLAAMLEAVRMLAATRQSWSGTLLAIFVADEEIASEGAKHYAAKRPKIDVAVVGEPTSNTIYSAHKGSLRPLVRVHGVPAHSGTPHLGENAVLRAGQLLAMVAEEHEANVRRRTHPLVGEASLTVTRIHGGHADNVLPGACDLLLDRRLVPGEDEDGVKAEIAMLLKQAHARFGLRADILEWKATTGGATETAPERPIVQRSLAAARRHGIAEPGPFGFQGGCDLVHFRATGAEGVVIGPGSLSVAHKADEFVPVDEFVTASLIYRDVAVAMLSG; this is encoded by the coding sequence ATGACAACCTCCCCCGACGCGTCCCGCATGAAGCGCGAGCTCGCCGAACTCATCGCCATCCGCACGGAAAACCCGCCCGGGCGCGAGCTGGAGGCGGCCGGTTATGTCGCGGCGCGGCTACGCGAGATCGGCCTCGACGTGACGCTCGACGAATACATGCCCGGCCGCGTCAATGTGGAGGCGCGCCTTCTCAACGGGCCGGGGCCGGTCTTCGCCTTCAACACGCATATGGACGTCGTGCCCGCCGGCGAAGGCTGGACGAGCGATCCCTTCGTCCTGCGCGAGGCGGAGGGGCGCCTCTACGGGCGCGGCGCCTGCGACTGCAAGGGTCCGCTCGCGGCCATGCTGGAGGCCGTGCGCATGCTGGCCGCGACGCGTCAGAGCTGGTCGGGCACGCTGCTCGCCATCTTCGTCGCCGATGAGGAGATCGCCAGCGAGGGTGCGAAGCACTATGCCGCCAAGCGGCCGAAGATCGATGTCGCCGTGGTCGGCGAGCCGACCTCCAACACGATCTACAGCGCCCATAAGGGCAGCCTGCGCCCGCTCGTACGCGTCCACGGCGTTCCGGCCCATTCGGGCACGCCGCATCTGGGCGAGAACGCCGTCCTGCGCGCCGGGCAGCTTCTCGCCATGGTCGCCGAGGAGCATGAGGCGAATGTCCGACGCCGCACCCACCCGCTCGTCGGCGAGGCGAGCCTCACCGTGACGCGCATCCATGGCGGCCATGCCGACAATGTCTTGCCCGGCGCCTGCGACCTGCTGCTCGACCGGCGGCTGGTGCCGGGCGAGGACGAGGATGGGGTCAAGGCGGAGATCGCGATGCTGCTGAAACAGGCCCATGCGCGTTTCGGCCTGCGCGCCGATATCCTGGAGTGGAAAGCCACCACGGGCGGTGCCACCGAGACCGCCCCCGAGCGGCCGATCGTGCAACGCAGCCTCGCGGCGGCGCGCCGCCACGGCATCGCCGAGCCGGGACCGTTCGGCTTCCAGGGCGGTTGCGACCTCGTGCATTTCCGGGCGACGGGGGCCGAGGGCGTCGTGATCGGTCCAGGCTCGCTCTCCGTCGCGCACAAGGCCGACGAGTTCGTGCCGGTCGACGAGTTCGTGACCGCGAGCCTGATCTATCGCGACGTCGCCGTCGCGATGCTGTCGGGTTGA
- a CDS encoding ABC transporter substrate-binding protein gives MAAELPKSGVVEAGALTYGVAATFAPFEFQKDGKLTGFDIDFVEAISQKLKAKPAPMNMEFKGLIPALQGGRLDIINSAMYMNPARAEQVDFVPYMKIGNMVVVQAGNAAKITGRNETLCGKTIAVTLGGIQESQARADDKNCKDKGLKSVDVKTFPTAQDSWLNLRQGRADAVYDSTPGAAKVLDELPGIFETVGAEFESNTSIGIATRKGDEAMQASLKAAIAEVVADGTYKGLLAKWKLPASVSIFN, from the coding sequence ATGGCCGCCGAGCTGCCCAAGAGCGGCGTCGTCGAGGCCGGCGCGCTGACCTATGGCGTCGCGGCGACATTTGCGCCCTTCGAGTTCCAGAAGGATGGCAAGCTCACCGGCTTCGATATCGATTTCGTCGAGGCGATCAGCCAGAAGCTGAAGGCCAAGCCGGCGCCGATGAACATGGAGTTCAAGGGCCTCATTCCCGCGCTGCAGGGCGGGCGGCTCGATATCATCAATTCGGCGATGTACATGAACCCGGCGCGGGCCGAGCAGGTCGATTTCGTGCCTTACATGAAGATCGGCAACATGGTGGTGGTCCAGGCCGGCAATGCCGCCAAGATCACCGGCCGCAACGAGACGCTCTGCGGCAAGACCATCGCCGTCACGCTCGGCGGCATCCAGGAGAGTCAGGCTCGCGCCGATGACAAGAACTGCAAGGACAAGGGCCTCAAGAGCGTCGATGTGAAGACCTTTCCGACCGCGCAGGATTCCTGGCTGAACCTGCGTCAGGGGCGAGCGGACGCGGTCTACGACTCGACGCCGGGCGCGGCGAAGGTGCTCGACGAGCTGCCCGGGATCTTCGAGACGGTCGGGGCGGAGTTCGAGTCGAACACCTCGATCGGCATCGCCACCCGCAAGGGCGATGAAGCGATGCAGGCCTCGCTCAAGGCGGCCATCGCGGAGGTCGTCGCGGACGGAACCTATAAGGGCCTGCTGGCGAAGTGGAAGCTGCCGGCCTCGGTCTCCATCTTCAACTGA
- a CDS encoding indolepyruvate ferredoxin oxidoreductase family protein — translation MAYDVPVGDYALGDRYAKGSGRVFMTGTQALVRIALDQARRDKACGLDTAGFISGYRGSPLGGVDLELWRAEDLIAQHKIAFLPAVNEDLAATAVLGSQQVETNPDKQVEGVFAMWYGKGPGVDRAGDALKHGNAYGSSPHGGVLVVAGDDHGCVSSSMPHQSDVAFMAWFMPTLNPASIGEYLAFGEYGYALSRYSGMWVGFKAISETVESGQSVEISPPRDFNEPAYTPPATGLHYRWPDLPGPQIEERMEAKKMAVFAFAEANPIDRRIYDIPDASFGIVTTGKGHLDLMEALRLLGVDEAVCRKLGIDIYKVGMVWPLARRDALDFVRGKTEILVVEEKRGIIESQLKEYFYDYPGHKPHAMVGKRDEDGNRLISWIGELSPIMLAPIVARRLDALFPDLRLSERAASLVPEADRLIQVPGATRTPYFCSGCPHNSSTKVPEGSKALAGIGCHFMASWMDRETTSLIQMGGEGVNWAASSLFTGKGHIFQNLGEGTYYHSGSMAIRQAIAAKANITYKILYNDAVAMTGGQPVDGPISVQAIAQEVRAEGVERLALVSDQPEKFSSRDLPAGITIHHRRELDAVQRELRDVKGVSVLIYEQACATEKRRRRKRGTMEDPKRFAYINDLVCEGCGDCSVESNCLSVEPKETPFGRKRKINLSNCNKDFSCLNGFCPSFVTVEGATRRKKAVTEDDFVARAAVLPAPAPMSLYKPFDLLVTGVGGTGVVTIGALIAMAAHLEGKGSSVLDFTGFAQKFGPVLSFIRLADTPSAINQVRIGNGAADALIGCDIVVSSSPKASATYRRGMRAVVNLAEMPTGDIVRFRDADLASRRRLREIETVAGAGNVSAFDANAMAEKLFGDAVFANVIMLGHAWQQGLVPVSHAALDRAIALNGVSVEKNRQAFAAGRLAFADPDFNGREEAVGPETLDEVIARRAEFLIGYQDEAWSRRYRDAVERVRVAEAPFNSTILTEAVARSLFKLMSYKDEYEVARLHMQSGFLDELKREFEGDFSVNYHLAPPLLASGRDARGRPLKRQFGQWIQTPLRVLARFKRLRGTAFDLFGYTTERRMERGLIGWYEGIVAQLLERLPQQGPAGAAEIARAPMDIRGYGPIKDKAVEQVRARVSELLARPLPPAANGGVRRVVGGSLLT, via the coding sequence ATGGCTTACGATGTCCCGGTTGGCGACTACGCGCTTGGCGACCGTTATGCGAAGGGCTCCGGCCGCGTCTTCATGACCGGAACGCAGGCGCTGGTGCGCATCGCGCTCGACCAGGCACGGCGCGACAAGGCCTGCGGCCTCGACACGGCAGGCTTCATTTCCGGCTATCGCGGTTCGCCGCTCGGCGGTGTCGATCTGGAGTTGTGGCGCGCCGAGGACCTGATCGCGCAACACAAGATCGCGTTTCTGCCGGCGGTGAACGAGGACCTTGCCGCGACCGCCGTGCTCGGCTCGCAGCAGGTCGAGACCAACCCCGACAAGCAGGTCGAGGGCGTCTTTGCGATGTGGTACGGCAAGGGGCCGGGCGTCGACCGCGCCGGCGATGCGCTGAAGCACGGCAACGCCTATGGCTCCTCGCCGCATGGCGGCGTTCTCGTCGTGGCAGGCGACGACCATGGCTGCGTGTCGTCCTCCATGCCGCATCAGTCCGACGTCGCCTTCATGGCCTGGTTCATGCCGACGCTGAATCCGGCCTCGATCGGCGAGTACCTGGCTTTCGGCGAATATGGCTACGCGCTCTCGCGCTATTCCGGCATGTGGGTCGGTTTCAAGGCGATCTCGGAAACCGTCGAAAGCGGCCAATCGGTCGAGATTTCGCCGCCGCGCGATTTCAACGAGCCCGCCTACACGCCGCCCGCAACCGGCCTGCATTATCGCTGGCCCGATTTGCCCGGTCCGCAGATCGAGGAGCGGATGGAGGCCAAGAAGATGGCCGTGTTCGCCTTCGCCGAGGCCAATCCGATCGACCGCCGCATCTATGACATCCCCGACGCCAGTTTCGGCATCGTCACCACCGGCAAAGGCCATCTCGACCTGATGGAGGCGCTGCGCCTGCTGGGCGTCGATGAGGCGGTCTGCCGAAAACTTGGAATCGACATCTACAAGGTCGGGATGGTCTGGCCGCTGGCGCGCCGCGATGCGCTCGATTTCGTGCGCGGCAAGACTGAAATCCTCGTCGTCGAGGAAAAGCGCGGCATCATCGAAAGCCAGCTCAAGGAGTATTTCTACGACTATCCCGGCCATAAGCCCCACGCCATGGTCGGCAAGCGCGACGAGGACGGCAACCGGTTGATCTCCTGGATCGGCGAATTGTCGCCGATCATGCTGGCGCCGATCGTCGCGCGGCGCCTGGATGCGCTGTTTCCCGATCTGCGCCTGTCCGAGCGGGCGGCGAGCCTGGTGCCCGAAGCCGACCGCCTCATCCAGGTGCCGGGCGCGACGCGCACGCCCTATTTCTGCTCGGGCTGCCCGCACAACAGCTCGACCAAGGTGCCGGAAGGCTCCAAGGCGCTGGCAGGCATCGGCTGCCATTTCATGGCGAGCTGGATGGACCGAGAGACGACCTCGCTGATCCAGATGGGGGGCGAGGGTGTGAACTGGGCGGCCTCGTCGCTGTTCACCGGCAAGGGGCACATCTTCCAGAACCTCGGCGAGGGGACCTATTACCATTCCGGGTCGATGGCGATCCGCCAGGCGATCGCGGCCAAAGCCAACATCACCTACAAGATCCTCTACAATGATGCGGTGGCGATGACCGGGGGCCAGCCGGTCGACGGGCCGATCAGCGTGCAGGCGATCGCGCAGGAGGTCCGCGCCGAAGGTGTCGAGCGTCTCGCGCTGGTGTCGGACCAGCCCGAGAAATTCTCAAGCCGCGACCTGCCCGCCGGCATCACCATTCACCACCGCCGCGAGCTCGACGCCGTGCAGCGCGAACTTCGCGACGTGAAGGGCGTCTCGGTGCTGATCTATGAGCAGGCCTGCGCCACCGAAAAGCGTCGCCGCCGCAAGCGTGGCACGATGGAGGACCCAAAGCGCTTCGCCTACATCAACGATCTCGTCTGCGAAGGCTGCGGCGATTGTTCGGTCGAGTCGAACTGCCTGAGCGTCGAGCCGAAGGAGACGCCGTTCGGGCGCAAGCGCAAGATCAACCTCTCGAACTGCAACAAGGATTTCTCCTGCCTGAACGGCTTCTGCCCGAGCTTCGTCACGGTCGAAGGCGCCACGCGGCGCAAGAAGGCCGTGACCGAAGACGATTTCGTGGCTCGTGCCGCCGTCCTCCCGGCGCCGGCACCAATGTCGCTCTACAAGCCGTTCGATCTTCTGGTCACCGGCGTTGGCGGCACCGGCGTCGTCACGATCGGCGCGCTGATCGCGATGGCGGCCCATCTCGAGGGCAAGGGCAGCTCGGTGCTCGATTTCACCGGCTTCGCGCAGAAGTTCGGCCCGGTCCTGTCCTTCATCCGCCTGGCCGATACGCCATCAGCCATCAACCAGGTCCGGATCGGCAACGGCGCGGCTGACGCCTTGATCGGCTGCGACATCGTCGTGTCCTCCTCGCCGAAGGCGTCGGCGACCTATCGGCGCGGCATGCGAGCGGTCGTCAATCTCGCCGAGATGCCGACCGGCGACATCGTCCGCTTCCGCGATGCCGATCTCGCCTCGCGCCGTCGGCTGCGTGAAATCGAGACCGTGGCGGGAGCCGGAAACGTCAGCGCTTTCGATGCCAACGCCATGGCGGAAAAGCTTTTCGGCGACGCCGTCTTCGCCAATGTCATCATGCTCGGGCATGCCTGGCAGCAAGGGCTGGTGCCGGTTTCGCATGCCGCGCTCGACCGCGCCATCGCACTCAACGGGGTCTCGGTCGAGAAGAACCGGCAGGCCTTCGCGGCGGGGCGCCTGGCCTTCGCCGATCCGGACTTCAATGGCAGGGAGGAAGCGGTCGGCCCCGAGACGCTCGACGAGGTGATCGCGCGCCGCGCCGAATTTCTCATCGGCTATCAGGACGAGGCCTGGTCGCGACGCTACCGCGACGCCGTCGAGCGTGTCCGGGTTGCGGAGGCGCCCTTCAATTCCACCATACTGACCGAGGCGGTGGCGCGCTCGCTCTTCAAGCTGATGTCGTACAAGGACGAATACGAGGTCGCGCGGCTGCACATGCAGAGCGGGTTTCTCGACGAGCTGAAGCGCGAGTTCGAAGGCGACTTCTCCGTGAACTACCACCTCGCGCCGCCTCTGCTCGCGAGCGGCAGGGATGCCCGGGGCAGGCCGCTCAAGCGCCAGTTCGGCCAATGGATCCAGACGCCGCTGCGGGTGCTGGCTCGCTTCAAGCGGCTGCGGGGCACCGCCTTCGACCTGTTCGGCTATACCACTGAGCGCAGGATGGAGCGGGGCCTGATCGGCTGGTACGAAGGGATCGTCGCGCAGCTGCTGGAGCGCCTGCCGCAGCAGGGGCCGGCGGGGGCAGCCGAGATCGCCAGGGCGCCGATGGATATCCGCGGCTATGGCCCGATCAAGGACAAGGCCGTTGAACAGGTGAGGGCGCGTGTGAGCGAGTTGCTCGCCCGGCCGCTGCCGCCGGCTGCGAATGGTGGGGTGCGCCGGGTTGTCGGGGGATCTTTGCTTACCTAG
- a CDS encoding amino acid ABC transporter permease: protein MSFQLVLDYVLSPIFFHGAMMTLLITVTSLFFGILAGLVVALLQEARLTLLRVIALFYLWLFRGTPVLFQIIFIYNVLPGFGIRLSAFMSAVIALSLNEGAYMAEILRSGIKSVTRGQRTAGLALGMTRAGVMRHVVLPQALRIILPPVGNQMIGMLKTSALVSVVAVEELLLIANQTASANFRYFEALSAAGIYYLVLTTIFMAGQAWLEQALDPKRARARRQAKPLGERLTAAADIR, encoded by the coding sequence ATGTCCTTTCAGCTCGTCCTCGATTACGTGCTGTCGCCGATCTTCTTTCACGGCGCGATGATGACGCTGCTCATCACCGTGACGTCCCTGTTTTTCGGCATCCTGGCAGGGCTGGTCGTCGCCCTGCTTCAAGAGGCGCGGCTGACGCTTCTGCGCGTCATCGCGCTGTTCTATCTCTGGCTGTTCCGCGGCACGCCCGTGCTGTTCCAGATCATCTTCATCTACAATGTCCTGCCCGGCTTCGGCATTCGCCTGTCGGCCTTCATGTCGGCGGTGATCGCGCTTTCGCTGAACGAGGGCGCCTATATGGCGGAGATCCTGCGGTCCGGCATCAAATCGGTGACCAGGGGCCAGCGCACGGCCGGCCTTGCGCTCGGCATGACGCGCGCCGGCGTCATGCGTCACGTCGTGCTGCCGCAAGCGCTGCGCATCATCCTTCCGCCGGTCGGCAACCAGATGATCGGAATGCTGAAGACGAGCGCGCTCGTCTCCGTCGTGGCGGTGGAGGAGCTGCTTTTGATCGCGAACCAGACCGCGAGCGCCAATTTCCGCTATTTCGAGGCCCTGTCGGCCGCCGGCATCTACTATCTCGTGCTCACGACCATCTTCATGGCGGGCCAGGCCTGGCTCGAGCAGGCGCTGGACCCCAAGCGGGCCCGTGCACGAAGGCAGGCCAAGCCGCTCGGCGAGCGCCTGACTGCGGCGGCTGACATCCGATGA
- a CDS encoding glutamine amidotransferase-related protein: MTLHLVIDHTARPARFGAAAAVAALRRGAGFMHLPAMFNLAAHPDAEQYVHAAGGLGPSGLYFAERILGRPIAAAASVPEILSEARQADVVVPIHPSFGQDGRLLREGALQAGIPIDEEIAAPEEAEAAPVQAWPTQPSRSICLVGREHDHRNVYPAALASLQDAIAALDLAIAIRFIDPRDSDAALYEDAAGILLPGGSDMGNVPGQIRAARFALARGVPVLGLCLGMQTMTTAFAQSVLGDGMVNLAEADPEARTKSFVAMAGDITADGPATLPEHRTGDANVDLVAGTRLAALMGTQTMRVRCNHRFHLAPSLRRDLQEAGLVVSATSFAGRVVDAVEWPGHPFFLGLQGHPELAPTTSAPHPVFLAFLLATRDNL; this comes from the coding sequence GTGACCCTGCATCTCGTGATCGACCACACGGCTCGTCCGGCCCGGTTCGGAGCAGCGGCAGCGGTCGCGGCGCTCCGGCGCGGCGCGGGCTTCATGCATCTGCCCGCGATGTTTAATCTCGCGGCGCATCCCGACGCCGAGCAATATGTCCATGCCGCCGGCGGCCTCGGGCCGAGCGGGCTCTATTTCGCCGAGCGCATCCTGGGGCGCCCGATCGCGGCGGCGGCGAGCGTTCCGGAAATCCTGTCCGAAGCGCGCCAGGCCGATGTCGTGGTGCCGATCCATCCCAGCTTCGGGCAGGACGGCCGCTTGCTGCGCGAAGGCGCGCTGCAGGCCGGCATTCCGATCGATGAGGAGATCGCAGCGCCGGAGGAGGCGGAAGCAGCACCTGTCCAGGCCTGGCCCACCCAGCCCTCCCGTTCAATCTGTCTCGTCGGGCGCGAGCACGACCATCGCAACGTCTACCCGGCTGCGCTCGCCTCGCTGCAGGACGCCATTGCGGCCCTCGATCTCGCGATCGCCATCCGTTTCATCGATCCGCGGGACAGCGATGCAGCGCTATACGAGGATGCCGCGGGCATTCTCCTGCCGGGCGGTTCGGACATGGGCAATGTCCCCGGCCAGATCCGTGCGGCGCGATTTGCCCTGGCTCGCGGCGTTCCGGTGCTCGGCCTATGCCTGGGCATGCAGACCATGACGACCGCTTTCGCGCAGAGTGTTTTGGGGGATGGCATGGTCAATCTCGCCGAGGCCGATCCCGAGGCGCGAACCAAGAGCTTCGTCGCCATGGCGGGGGACATCACGGCCGATGGGCCTGCGACCCTGCCCGAACATCGCACCGGCGATGCAAATGTCGATCTCGTAGCGGGCACGCGTCTCGCCGCCTTGATGGGAACGCAGACGATGCGCGTGCGCTGCAACCATCGTTTCCATCTGGCCCCGTCGCTGCGTCGCGATCTGCAGGAGGCGGGTCTCGTCGTCAGCGCGACCAGCTTCGCCGGCCGCGTCGTCGATGCCGTCGAATGGCCCGGGCATCCCTTCTTCCTGGGCCTCCAGGGTCACCCCGAACTGGCCCCCACGACGAGCGCGCCGCATCCCGTCTTTCTGGCCTTCCTTCTCGCAACGCGCGACAATTTGTGA
- a CDS encoding Xaa-Pro peptidase family protein, whose product MDIGSVVQGSESAFPKSEYDGRVARARQRLAAAELDVMVVTGPENIFYLTGQQTPGYYTFQALVLPVEGDPVFVIRQLEYFNFIANTFIADAAIYQDGEDPVGFLTKVIRDKGLAGKRVAIDKRGWFLPIAVYEALQAELGTIGDAAGVVEALRAIKSPLELEKLDYAAAYVDAGMKAGLAAVKVGATENDLVAAMMGAAIAAGSEYMGMEPLVSSGPRSGVPHGTWKRRRIEAGDPAFLEMAACHDRYHAALMRSAWLGAPPAVASDMMKACQDALAAALDEIRPGVACEVPHLACQAVIDKAGYTDAFRKRLGYSVGISFAPDWGEGAILNLNKGVKTELQPGMAFHLPPALRIYGRFTVGVSETIVVTQTGHRVLGTIDRALLQVA is encoded by the coding sequence ATGGATATCGGCAGCGTCGTACAGGGTTCGGAATCGGCCTTTCCGAAGAGCGAATATGACGGCCGCGTCGCCAGGGCGCGCCAGCGCCTCGCCGCGGCCGAGCTCGATGTGATGGTCGTCACCGGGCCCGAGAACATCTTCTATCTCACCGGGCAGCAGACGCCGGGCTACTACACTTTCCAGGCGCTGGTGCTGCCGGTCGAGGGCGATCCCGTCTTCGTCATCCGGCAGCTCGAATATTTCAACTTCATCGCCAACACCTTCATCGCGGACGCCGCCATCTACCAGGATGGCGAGGATCCGGTCGGCTTCCTGACCAAGGTGATCCGCGACAAGGGCCTCGCCGGCAAGCGCGTCGCCATCGACAAGCGCGGCTGGTTCCTGCCGATCGCCGTCTATGAAGCGCTCCAGGCCGAGCTCGGCACTATTGGCGATGCGGCTGGTGTCGTCGAGGCGCTGCGCGCCATCAAGTCGCCGCTGGAGCTGGAGAAGCTCGACTATGCCGCAGCTTATGTCGATGCCGGGATGAAGGCGGGCCTGGCCGCCGTGAAGGTCGGCGCGACCGAGAACGATCTCGTGGCGGCGATGATGGGCGCGGCGATCGCGGCCGGCTCGGAATATATGGGCATGGAGCCGCTGGTCTCGTCGGGCCCGCGCTCGGGCGTGCCACATGGCACCTGGAAGCGCCGCCGCATCGAGGCGGGCGACCCGGCCTTCCTCGAAATGGCCGCCTGCCATGACCGCTACCACGCCGCGCTGATGCGCTCGGCCTGGCTCGGTGCGCCGCCCGCGGTGGCGAGCGACATGATGAAGGCCTGCCAGGACGCCCTTGCCGCCGCCTTGGACGAAATCCGGCCTGGCGTCGCCTGCGAGGTGCCCCATCTCGCCTGCCAGGCCGTGATCGACAAGGCCGGCTACACCGACGCCTTCCGCAAGCGCCTCGGCTACAGCGTCGGCATCTCCTTTGCGCCTGATTGGGGCGAAGGCGCGATCCTCAACCTGAACAAGGGCGTCAAGACCGAGCTCCAGCCCGGCATGGCGTTCCACCTGCCGCCGGCGCTGCGCATCTATGGCCGCTTTACCGTCGGCGTCAGCGAGACGATCGTGGTGACGCAAACCGGCCACCGCGTGCTCGGCACCATCGACAGGGCGCTGCTGCAAGTGGCTTGA